Within the Pseudomonas sp. SL4(2022) genome, the region GCTTGGTCTTACCGAGAACATTCACGGTATTGACTGCAGCAACATTCACGTTGAACAGGCTTTCGACGGCCTTCTTGATTTCCAGCTTGGTTGCATCGGTTGCAACCTTGAAAACGAACTGACTTTTCTTGTCAGCGAGAACAGTGGCCTTCTCGGAGATGTGCGGGCCAAGCAGCACTTTAAATACGCGTTCCTGGTTCATCCCAGCAGCTCCTCGAATTTCTTCACGGCAGAAACGGTGACCAGCACCTTTTCGTACGCGATCAGACTGACCGGGTCGGAACCTTGCACGTCACGGACATCAACGTGTGGCAGGTTGCGCGCAGCCAGGTACAGATTCTCATCAATGGCATCGGACACGATCAGCACATCGGTCAGACCCATGCCATTCAACTTGCCCAACAGTTCTTTGGTCTTCGGCGCTTCAACACTGAAGTCTTCGACGACAATCAGACGATCAGTACGAACCAGCTCAGCAAGAATCGAACGCAATGCAGCGCGATACATTTTCTTGTTCAGCTTTTGATCGTGATTCTGCGGACGAGCAGCGAAAGTTACACCACCGCCACGCCAGATCGGACCACGAGTGGTACCTGCACGAGCCCGACCGGTACCTTTCTGACGCCAAGGGCGCTTACCGCCACCGGATACGTCGGAACGAGTCTTCTGCTGCTTGCTGCCTTGACGGCCGCCGGCCATGTAGGCCACAACTGCTTGGTGAACCAGGGTCTCGTTGTATGCGCCGCCAAAAGTGGCTTCGGATACTTCGATTGCTTGAGCGCCATTTACATTTAATTGCATGTCAGCTTCCCCTTAACCGCGAGCCTTGGCCGCTGGACGTACAACCAGGTTGCCGCCAGTAGCGCCAGGAACAGCACCCTTGACCAGCAACAGATTGCGTTCAGCGTCAACCCGCACTACTTCCAGGGACTGCACGGTCACGCGCTCAGCGCCCATATGACCGGACATTTTTTTGCCCTTGAATACGCGACCCGGAGTCTGGCACTGGCCAATGGAACCCGGAACACGGTGGGACACGGAGTTACCGTGAGTGTTGTCTTGGCCGCGGAAGTTCCAACGCTTGATGGTACCGGCAAAGCCTTTACCCTTGGACTGACCAGTCACATCGACCAGTTGACCAGCTTGGAATATTTCAGCGTTGATCAGATCACCAGCCTGGTACTCACCTTCTTCAAGACGGAATTCCAGAACCGTACGACCTGCCGCGACATTCGCCTTAGCGAAGTGACCGGCTTGCGCCTTGCTGACACGTGAAGCACGACGCTCGCCGACAGTGACTTGCACTGCACGATAGCCATCGGACTCTTCAGTTTTGAACTGAGTGACACGATTCGGCTCGATCTCAATGACCGTAACCGGAATGGAGACACCTTCTTCGGTGAAAATACGGGTCATACCCGCCTTTCGACCGACTACACCAATAGTCATGTTGTAACCTCATGAGTGTACGGGGCTTTCACCCGCTATGGCCGCCCATTTCAGAGCGTTACACGACTAAAACCTAAAGCGGTCTTAGCCGAGGCTGATCTGCACTTCCACACCAGCCGCAAGATCAAGCTTCATCAGCGCGTCAACGGTTTTATCCGTTGGCTGGACGATGTCCAGAACACGCTTATGAGTACGGATCTCGAACTGATCACGCGCGTCTTTGTTGACGTGAGGCGAGGTCAGCACGGTGAACCGCTCTTTGCGGGTAGGCAGAGGAATAGGACCACGCACCTGAGCACCAGTACGTTTCGCGGTTTCCACGATTTCCTGGGTTGATTGATCGATCAGGCGATGGTCAAAAGCCTTCAACCGAATACGGATTTGTTGGTTTTGCATTTTGACCTCAGATTCCAAGCTGCTATTCCCAACGGACGCAATACGCCCGTTAAAAGGAGGCGTGATTCTATAGACGCCCCTAGCAGGTGTCAACCCAATAAAAAAGCCCCCGCAAGCGGGGGCTTTTTCTCAAACCATCACTTACGCGATGATTTTGGCTACGACGCCGGCGCCGACGGTACGACCGCCTTCACGAATGGCGAAACGCAGACCTTCTTCCATTGCGATGGTTTTGATCAGAGTGACAGTCATCTGGATGTTGTCACCTGGCATTACCATCTCAACGCCTTCCGGCAGCTCGCAGTTACCAGTTACGTCAGTAGTACGGAAGTAGAACTGAGGACGGTAGCCTTTGAAGAACGGAGTATGACGACCGCCTTCTTCTTTGCTCAACACATACACTTCTGCAGTGAAGGTGGTGTGCGGCTTAACCGAACCTGGCTTGACCAGAACCTGGCCACGCTCTACGTCGTCACGCTTGGTGCCGCGCAGCAGAACGCCGCAGTTCTCGCCAGCACGACCTTCGTCGAGCAGCTTGCGGAACATTTCAACACCGGTACAGGTGGTCTTGGTGGTATCACGCAGACCAACGATTTCGATTTCTTCCTGGATCTTGACGATACCGCGCTCGATACGACCAGTTACCACGGTGCCACGACCGGAGATCGAGAATACGTCTTCGATTGGCATCAGGAACGGCTTGTCGATTGCACGAACCGGCTCAGGGATGTAGCTGTCCAGAGTTTCAACCAGCTTCTTAACAGCGCTGGTGCCCATTTCGTTGTCGTCTTGGCCGTTCAGAGCCATCAGAGCGGAACCGATGATGATCGGAGTGTCGTCGCCTGGGAAATCGTAAGTGCTGAGCAGGTCACGCACTTCCATTTCAACCAGCTCCAGCAGCTCAGCGTCGTCAACCATGTCAGCCTTGTTCAGGAAGACAACGATGTACGGAACGCCCACCTGACGGGACAGCAGGATGTGCTCACGAGTTTGCGGCATCGGACCATCAGCGGCCGAGCAAACCAGGATAGCGCCGTCCATCTGCGCAGCACCGGTGATCATGTTTTTTACGTAGTCGGCGTGACCTGGGCAGTCAACGTGTGCGTAGTGACGCACAGACGAGTCGTATTCAACGTGAGCGGTGTTGATGGTGATACCGCGAGCTTTTTCTTCTGGAGCGCTGTCGATCTTGTCGAAGTCAACCTTGGCCGAACCGAATACTTCGGAGCAGACGCGGGTCAGAGCAGCAGTAAGAGTGGTTTTACCGTGGTCAACGTGACCGATAGTGCCAACGTTGACGTGCGGTTTGTTACGTTCAAATTTTTCTTTAGCCACGACAATTAACTCCTAGCTTAAAGGGGCTGAATCAGCCTTGTTTTTTGGTTACCGACTCGACGATGTGCGACGGAGCCGTATTGTATTTTTTGAATTCCATGGAGTAGCTTGCGCGACCCTGAGACATGGAACGGACGTCGGTCGCATAACCGAACATCTCACCCAGCGGAACTTCAGCACGAATCACCTTGCCGGAGATCGTGTCTTCCATACCCAGGATCATGCCACGACGACGGTTAAGGTCGCCCATCACATCACCCATGTAGTCTTCTGGGGTAACAACTTCTACCGCCATGATCGGCTCGAGCAACTCACCACCACCCTTCTGGGCCAGCTGCTTGGTCGCCATGGAAGCAGCCACCTTGAACGCCATCTCGTTGGAGTCGACGTCGTGGTAGGAACCATCGAACACGGTAGCCTTCAGGCCGATCAGCGGATAACCGGCAACAACGCCGTTCTTCATCTGCTCTTCGATACCCTTCTGGATCGCCGGGATGTATTCCTTCGGAATCACACCACCCACGACTTCGTTCAGGAACTGCAGACCTTCCTGACCTTCGTCAGCAGGTGCAAAGCGAACCCAGCAGTGACCGAACTGACCACGACCACCGGACTGACGAACGAACTTGCCTTCGATTTCACAGCTCTTCGTGATGCGCTCACGATAAGAAACCTGAGGCTTACCGATGTTGGCTTCGACGTTGAACTCGCGGCGCATGCGGTCGACCAGGATGTCCAGGTGCAACTCGCCCATACCGGAGATGATCGTCTGACCCGTCTCTTCATCTGTTTTGACGCGGAAAGACGGGTCTTCCTGAGCAAGCTTGCCCAGTGCGATACCCATTTTTTCCTGGTCGTCCTTGGTCTTAGGCTCTACGGCAACCGAGATAACCGGCTCCGGGAAGTCCATGCGAACCAGGATGATTGGCTTGTCAGCGTTGCACAGAGTCTCACCCGTGGTGACGTCCTTCATGCCGATCAAGGCCGCGATGTCACCAGCGCGCACTTCCTTGATCTCTTCGCGGGCGTTTGCGTGCATTTGCACCATACGACCCACGCGCTCTTTTTTGCCTTTAACCGAGTTGATCACGCCGTCGCCGGAGGCCAACACGCCCGAGTAAACACGAACGAAGGTCAAGGTACCCACGAATGGGTCGGTAGCGATCTTGAACGCCAGCGCCGCGAACGGCTCGTCATCACTTGCATGGCGCTCCATTTCCTCTTCCTCGTTATCCGGGTTGGAACCCTTGATAGCAGGAATGTCGGTAGGGGCAGGCAGGAAGTCGATAACGGCGTCGAGAACCAGGGGAACACCCTTGTTCTTGAAGGAAGAACCGCAAACAGCCAGAACGATTTCGCCAGCGATAGTACGCTGACGCAGAGCCGACTTGATCTCAGCAACGGTAAGCTCTTCGCCTTCCAGGTATTTGTTCATCAGCTCTTCGTTGGCTTCAGCCGCAGCCTCAACCATGTTGCTGCGCCACTTCTCGGCCTCTTCCAGCAGTTCTGCCGGAATGTCCTTGCGCACAGGAACCATGCCCTTGTCAGCATCGTTCCAGTAGACAGCTTGCATGTTGATCAGATCGATCTGACCTTGGAAGTTGTCTTCAGAGCCGATGGCCAACTGAATCGGCACCGGAGTGTGGCCCAGACGCTGCTTGATCTGACCGATCACGCGCAGGAAGTCAGCACCGGCACGGTCCATCTTGTTGACGTAAACAAGACGCGGAACGCCGTACTTGTTGGCCTGACGCCATACGGTTTCCGACTGCGGCTCAACGCCCGAAGTACCACAGAACACAACCACCGCGCCGTCGAGTACACGCAGCGAACGCTCAACTTCAATGGTGAAGTCAACGTGGCCGGGGGTATCGATTACGTTGAAGCGATGCTCATCTTTGTACTGCTTCTCGGAACCTTTCCAGAAGGCGGTAATGGCAGCAGACGTAATGGTAATACCACGCTCCTGCTCCTGCACCATCCAGTCTGTGGTCGCGGCGCCGTCATGCACCTCGCCCATCTTGTGGCTTTTGCCAGTATAGAAAAGCACACGCTCGGTGGTCGTGGTTTTACCCGCGTCCACGTGAGCCACGATACCGATGTTACGGTAACGGTTAATCGGTGTAGTACGAGCCATAAAGCCCTCGCAAATTTAGAAGCGCGATAATTAGAAGCGGTAGTGCGAGAAAGCCTTGTTGGCCTCTGCCATGCGGTGCACGTCTTCACGCTTCTTAACTGCAGCACCTTTGCCTTCAG harbors:
- the rplW gene encoding 50S ribosomal protein L23, which gives rise to MNQERVFKVLLGPHISEKATVLADKKSQFVFKVATDATKLEIKKAVESLFNVNVAAVNTVNVLGKTKRNARGLGKRNDWKKAIISLQPGQDLDFASSAE
- the rplD gene encoding 50S ribosomal protein L4, yielding MQLNVNGAQAIEVSEATFGGAYNETLVHQAVVAYMAGGRQGSKQQKTRSDVSGGGKRPWRQKGTGRARAGTTRGPIWRGGGVTFAARPQNHDQKLNKKMYRAALRSILAELVRTDRLIVVEDFSVEAPKTKELLGKLNGMGLTDVLIVSDAIDENLYLAARNLPHVDVRDVQGSDPVSLIAYEKVLVTVSAVKKFEELLG
- the rplC gene encoding 50S ribosomal protein L3, whose product is MTIGVVGRKAGMTRIFTEEGVSIPVTVIEIEPNRVTQFKTEESDGYRAVQVTVGERRASRVSKAQAGHFAKANVAAGRTVLEFRLEEGEYQAGDLINAEIFQAGQLVDVTGQSKGKGFAGTIKRWNFRGQDNTHGNSVSHRVPGSIGQCQTPGRVFKGKKMSGHMGAERVTVQSLEVVRVDAERNLLLVKGAVPGATGGNLVVRPAAKARG
- the rpsJ gene encoding 30S ribosomal protein S10, with the translated sequence MQNQQIRIRLKAFDHRLIDQSTQEIVETAKRTGAQVRGPIPLPTRKERFTVLTSPHVNKDARDQFEIRTHKRVLDIVQPTDKTVDALMKLDLAAGVEVQISLG
- the tuf gene encoding elongation factor Tu; the encoded protein is MAKEKFERNKPHVNVGTIGHVDHGKTTLTAALTRVCSEVFGSAKVDFDKIDSAPEEKARGITINTAHVEYDSSVRHYAHVDCPGHADYVKNMITGAAQMDGAILVCSAADGPMPQTREHILLSRQVGVPYIVVFLNKADMVDDAELLELVEMEVRDLLSTYDFPGDDTPIIIGSALMALNGQDDNEMGTSAVKKLVETLDSYIPEPVRAIDKPFLMPIEDVFSISGRGTVVTGRIERGIVKIQEEIEIVGLRDTTKTTCTGVEMFRKLLDEGRAGENCGVLLRGTKRDDVERGQVLVKPGSVKPHTTFTAEVYVLSKEEGGRHTPFFKGYRPQFYFRTTDVTGNCELPEGVEMVMPGDNIQMTVTLIKTIAMEEGLRFAIREGGRTVGAGVVAKIIA
- the fusA gene encoding elongation factor G produces the protein MARTTPINRYRNIGIVAHVDAGKTTTTERVLFYTGKSHKMGEVHDGAATTDWMVQEQERGITITSAAITAFWKGSEKQYKDEHRFNVIDTPGHVDFTIEVERSLRVLDGAVVVFCGTSGVEPQSETVWRQANKYGVPRLVYVNKMDRAGADFLRVIGQIKQRLGHTPVPIQLAIGSEDNFQGQIDLINMQAVYWNDADKGMVPVRKDIPAELLEEAEKWRSNMVEAAAEANEELMNKYLEGEELTVAEIKSALRQRTIAGEIVLAVCGSSFKNKGVPLVLDAVIDFLPAPTDIPAIKGSNPDNEEEEMERHASDDEPFAALAFKIATDPFVGTLTFVRVYSGVLASGDGVINSVKGKKERVGRMVQMHANAREEIKEVRAGDIAALIGMKDVTTGETLCNADKPIILVRMDFPEPVISVAVEPKTKDDQEKMGIALGKLAQEDPSFRVKTDEETGQTIISGMGELHLDILVDRMRREFNVEANIGKPQVSYRERITKSCEIEGKFVRQSGGRGQFGHCWVRFAPADEGQEGLQFLNEVVGGVIPKEYIPAIQKGIEEQMKNGVVAGYPLIGLKATVFDGSYHDVDSNEMAFKVAASMATKQLAQKGGGELLEPIMAVEVVTPEDYMGDVMGDLNRRRGMILGMEDTISGKVIRAEVPLGEMFGYATDVRSMSQGRASYSMEFKKYNTAPSHIVESVTKKQG